The genomic region TGAAAAGGAGCAGGAGACGATGTTCCAAATGGGTAAAGCCCCACTCACCTATGATTAGCTGCAGCTCTCCATACAAGCATGATGGCTTTCTTCCAGATTTTCTGTGCCTGAATAGCTTCCTGATCCTCACTACAGACAgagctaaaataaaagaaacacagaCGTTTCTACTAGgcgtaagtaaaaataaaagtcctaatTACTTCTTGTCAACTACAGGCATATCTTGTTTTATTGAGCTTTGCTTTACTGATCTTCACAGATGTTATTTTTTACAAACCCTCCACcaacaaaaagattatgacttgctttattgtggtaCTGTTTATTGTGGTGGCCTAGAACCAAAACTGCAGTTTGCCTACAAGGTATGCCTACATTTGTTCAGGCCAagaaaaggaagatgaaaaagttaaaattaaaaaaaaaaaagatcctctcCTACTTCTCACATTCACTGCCTTGACCTCAAAGAAAGAATCTCAGATACTCACAACTGTGAAGAAGCAGGGCTGCTGGGGATGGAGTCCGCCAGTGTGTGGGACTGCAGCGTAGCATTGTGTATACTAAAGCCATCATCACTCTCGCTCACAGGGGGTTCATTATCCATTTCTGACAAATAGCCTTCTCCTTGATCTTCCTTAGCCTCCTCTAGGCTAGCTGCTTCACTGACTCCGTCTTCCTCCTCATCTTCACCTGGGGCATCCTTAGACACAGTATGCTCCAGTTAACAAAAGCAAGcaaagctttccagaaaaatgTCATTAAGTATGATCTGCCTTTTGGGTTAGATCAGTTCTAGAAAATGACCTCACATTGTTTCCTGACTGAGCTCTCTCTATCGCTTATAATACCATCTACTTACACTGGCCAAGTCATTTAGAACCTGGACAAAGAATAAGACCCAGGATCTTTTTAAAAGGCAGAAACAAAAAAAGCTACTTACTTAAGACTAAGCTAAGAGGTGTTCCATCTTTTCCCTTGCTCTTGAACTCTGACCCTGGGTACAAAGTTATCAAAACTAATTTTTACTTTGTGTCTCATCAGATGGAGACACATCACTTATCACATCACTTATTTAAGTCTTTTTGTTACTACTACTTTAGGTAtctaaaaagaaaactggatGATTTTCTCTGGATAGTGTAACTAATAATCTGATTTCTTATATGTTCTTCCTGGCTCTGGTATCTCTATTCATTTAAAATCACTCTGGATATATCAAAACTTTGTGCATTATATGCAAAGAAAGATCTGTGTGATATTCACCAACTCCTTCAGATGGGAAGCACATGTTGCCAAGTACCACCACTACACCTAACTGTCCACTGCAGCTTTTCCCCAGGCAGCTCCTTAACCAGTCTCATATCAGAGAATAAAGATGCAAGTATACTGATGTTCATTCAAAAGGTAGTGCTACAGGGAAATCTACTCACACAccaagaggaataaagaaaagtgTGAAATACCTTTATCTGGCTTCCAAAAATAGTCCCTGATTCTTCTTTCAATGAGTctgcagaggagagaaagactaCCTGAAGATTTTTCACCTTAACATTCCCCTTCCTGTGGACAATAATCCCCTGCAGCTCTCCTTTCCATGCTGACCTATTCTACCTCCTCTACTTGCCCACAACCCACAATCCCTCAGAAGCCAAAGCAGCTGATTTCAAGTTAGTTAAAGAATACAGACTTCCTGGCCTTATTTACCTGACATTTCAAATTTGTGCTGAGTCTCTGCTTCTAAAGGATCTTCAATAGGATTTGAGCCATGTGATGGAGACAACATGCTTTCAGGGGATGCCTGAAGACCAAAAAGAATAAACACCCTAAGTACTGGCATAACACTACAGcttacacaattttatttttcaatgctaATGAGCATATAGAAGCAATTCTAAGTCCTATCCATGTAATTTGATTCTAACGTATACCTTAACAGAAACGCGGTAAGTACAATATGTACGTATACCACTGATCACACCTATATGCTTTAGACACGTCAAACACATCAGAACACAGGAATACAAAAACCCAGAGGCCTAAACTTTCATTTCTCACCTAAAGTATAACCCTCCATCCAACCTCCCAGGCCCTGATCTTATATACCTCTGTCTTCACAGTTGTAAGTGGAGTCTCATCGCCTTTCCCACCAGCAACATCTGCTTCAGCAATCTCTGCAGCTGCAATACTTCTGGGTTCCTCATCTAAGTCCTGACTACTGAGTTCTGGTGGCTCCATACATGTAGCTGGAACAATTCCTGTGACTATTTCAGCCCCTGAAATGCCTTGCTCTGGTTCTGTGGGTTCCATTTTGATCTCAATACTGGGTTCCCTGATGTCCACCAGTTCATGGATTCCTTTGTTTTCTGATTCCTCAAAGTCCAGCCTCTCTTGCTTGACTGTCAACTCTGGTGCAGAGAGAGGTACTGGCTTGTCCCGCTCCTGCTGAATAGGGTGCTCCCAAGGGCCAGGCAGAGACTGAggatcatcattttcttcacagaACGACAGTGCCGCTTCCACTGCTGCCACATCCAGCACCTCAGGATGATCATCTACCTGTCCCATAATACATAGACTGGTGAAGTCACAGAAAAAAGCCCAATGACCTCATTTCTCTTAGCACCAAATGAGATGGCCTGAACCTACAGCTTCTCTCTCCATCAATGGACAGGCATCTGTCCTGTGCAAACCAGTAACATAGGCATATCTGGGGAGATGACTAATACATCAGCACCAGAAGGCTTTGGGACTAGAGATGGCGGTGGGCAGAAACAGGAAAGTTGTTTGTTTCTGTTAATTTTTACTGCAAGAAGCTGAGGAGAGATGCCTATGTAGGACCCATGAAAGACTCTTTTGGAATTTGCCGAATAGTTAGTTACCTTGTCCTCAATGATGGCAATGATATCTCCAACAGTCTCAAAGTCCAGCTCTTCACCAGTGTAAGACACAGCAATATCCATCTTCTCAGCCAGGTCTAAATCTTCCTTCCCATCTACGCTGGGAGGCTTTGATCCTCCAGAAGCCTCTGCTACCCCTGATCGGAAACACTCTTCTTTGATAGAATTGATGATCATGGAGATTTCACTGCTATCCATAGAAACAGTTACAGTATGTGGATCCCCCACAGCCTCCATGGGAACACAGGTATCAGGCTGACTCACTGAATAACAGGAAGAAAAAACCTAGTGACCACCTGGAGATCACACAAGGATGTAGACAGATGTCAAGTACCCATACACTAAAGCTCAGAGAAAGTTATCTTGCATCTATCTGCCTAGGTTTTCTTCTCCCCAATTTTATCTAGAAAGTAAGATAAAAACACATTCTCAAGCCCACTCCTATGTATACACTTAGCTAACCTTTAGTCCTCAACACATAATTGCCCACCCACTTCTCATATCCTTGTTTTTCTAAGGATAAAGATGGTAAATGTCCATGGAGAACAGGACAGAAGCATTTGAATTGGAGCTGATGACCTTGATCACCTTTCTCTAATGGAAACTCAAGATGAAATTTTGGACTTAGCGGCTGCTCAGGGTGTGGGTCTGGGACGCACCTGGAGCTACACTCTCAGGAGTGGAGACAGCCGGAGCAGAGGATGGTGCTGGCAGCGCAGGCATCATGACAATGGTAGCCTGGGACACAGACTCTACAGGGGGTGGCACAAGTTTAACTGGAGGCTCACTGGCAACAGTAGTGAAGGAAGCAAGAGGTGTGGTAAACTGTGTAGGACCAGCTTCTAAAAGCCGGGAAAGAGTGGGAGCACCTAACAGacaaagaggtacacaaaatgaGGTAAGAAGGAAGCACGTGAACAAGAAGCAATAGCCACTTTAAGATTCAACCAAGAAAATTTTAAGTCTCAAGGATGAAAGTCACTCCTCTGTTGAATAAGCTCATTACTTATACCCTCGCTTTCTGTAACCTTAAGATATTCTGCCAAATTAAGAATGAGCCAAAGCACTACAATGTACAATGTTATTTGAAAAATGGGTGGTGTTTCttcctcagaaaaaaattaagctcaACAAAAGAACTGGTATGAATAAATACCACTTTTGCTAAAGTCAAGCGTGCCATAAACAACCCACATTCAACACCATTCAAATGCCAATATCTAATGTTTGTCTGGAATTTTATAAAAGGCCTTTTTCTGCCttactttttccatttcatttaattctcactacATTTTTGTGAAGTGCATATGCTGCAATTAagcaaagagaaaactgaggcccaagagTTAAGTTACCTAGCCAAGGTCACAAAAGCAGAGTGTGGTAGGCCTGAGATTCAAGTCCAGTTCCCTGGATCTAAATCTCAGCACCATCCTCTGTAAACTCAGGTGTCTAATTTGCAAGCCCCAGCAGCTTCACTATTAACTTCCTCTTAACTATTCCTCTCATTAATATCTATGCTGCAGCCATCCAGTGCTATCAATATTTTGATGATGGAATGGATTTAAAATGTGGGGCACTACAGGGTTTAACAGATAAAGTAGCTCTAAGGTTGGGATCTAATCTAGGATTGAAAATTGCTTAGTAACAAAGGCTAGAAACCAAAGACCATCAACACCAAGTTCAACATCTCTGAAATAAAGTAGATAATGGAAAAGTGGTGACTTACCTGAGGCAGCAGGGGAGGCTGCAACAGTGTTGGGTGTCTGCTGCATCTCCCCACCATGTATCATGGGAAGGACCCCGCCTACCTCCAGGAGGACACCTGTACTGTTCAGGTGGCCAGAAGCCACAGTCATTTCACTCTCATTGACCTACCAGGGAAGAATAGAGGTGAAGGCTACACTCAAGCTTTCCTTTACCACCACTTCCCAAAAAAGTTCCAGCAGTTGACCAAACTTCATAAAACTAAAAGTTAATATCCAGAGAGTAATTTCAGACCCAAGGGAAATTCTAattttcaaaacttatttaacAAGAGTTCTCTAGAGATGAGAACCAAAGTAATTATGGTTTCAAATACCTCAGGACCCAAGAATACTAACAACTTACTGTGttggttttgtgtttatttttttcccttaattaaCATTTAACTAGGTGATCGCTTCCTCttttgaactgtttttttttttccatgtcatATTTTAAGTCCCAGGCACTCCCTTCCAAAGTACTAAGTCACCACAGCTCTCAAACACCCACAGAAGTCTCCATACCAGTCTGGGGCTAGTAGGCAGGAGGCTGCCCTTCTTCAAGAGCTCTGacagcagaggggaggggggtggagttGCTTTCTGTCCAAGCATCTTTTTCTGGGGTGAATCATCTGTTACTGGGGTCATGGGGGCTTCTAAGGGTGCAGAGCCTGAAGGAAGGGTGTCAGGAATCCCAGGAAACGAGGTGACTGGGGTACTCGGCAAAGTCCCAGGGGTTACCTAAGAGACAACAGAGAACCTTTATCTGACTTCTCAAACTCTGAAGGTTCCCTATTAATCTGGATGGGTTAATGTATCtaactattattttattagtcCTGAGTGAAATGCATAGAAACTCGCTACCCTCCTGCTCTTAGCCACAACTTTCTTCCCCATAATTTTTTCTCTTACATCTACTCAAACCCACAATGAGCCAACCACTCCACCCAATCCACTTGTTATAAACTCCTTACCCACTaccaatattatatttataaggtAATTGTCCCTTGTTTCAGCAGGAATTTTATAGAATACACTAATGAataattccttgagtcttttacCTATCTTTCAAATGTCAAAAGCCTCAATGTTTTTAGGTTCATCCTTATCTTAGAGCACAGAACAAGGTAAATTAAGTCTTTAGCATTCAGACGAAGAGAGGAAGTTGCTTCTAGGCCAGAAGTGATTTCCTCATCACTCAGCTCTCTGCTGGCTTATTGCCGCTTTGCTTAATAATTCCTATAGATGGAAATATACTCACCCCAGAGGTGGCctcttccacagtggttgcagTCAAGTCACCAAGTGGATAATCACTTCCTGGGGAGGCAGAATCTATTGGTGATCGAACCATCACAGTAGGTAACCTCCGAGGGGGTGTTTTTACTGCTTGACGAGCTAGAACATGTAAGGGAACAATTTCTAAGTATtcaagattaaataaataaaactaaacattaCTTGGTTATTACATAATAACAGATAAATAGGAATATTGCATTACTAAAGCAGCATTACAATTTTGAATTAGAAggcttcttaaaaattttttcttgggTTGATTttgtgggggaaggaggagggaaggaggggagaagggggaggaggaaaggaggggagaagaggagaagagaaggggagaggagggggagagaagtggacaggaaggggagagggggaaagaagggggggagacggaaaaagggggaggggaaaagggaggtgggggaagaacactgatttgttgttccacttatttatgcattcattggctgattctgaTGGCGTATTGAACTGCAAACCCTTGGCTTATAGAGAtgttgctctaaccaaccaggtaccgggccagggccagaaagttttctttaacatttctggAGACAGGAAAACTTACCTATAAGAAATTCTCATATTAAGCAAATTCACTTAAACTATTCAACTATCCAAAGGTCCTTGGAGTAGGAAAGTGGTTTCAACACTCCATAATATCCTCCTCAGCAGTTTATTAAggtttttcttctaaaaagaGGGAAAGATCTCACCGGCTCAGAGCATATATTCCTAGAGTTAGAAATGCTTAAGTTCCTCCCCTTATCTAGTAACTACTCTCAATCTTTTTATAGGCAGAACTAATTTTCTAAGAATTTCTTCCTAGATATAAAGGGATGTTTTTATTCTGGTGgaagagaaaataacaaagaaaagtgTGAAAGTAAATTGGAATCAGTGGATTCTAcattatgaaataatttaaaaaaaagtagttttcAACTGTCATTAGCATGCAATACTGTAGTTAATTGCTAAACAGTCATTAGCATCAGCTTACCCTGATAGGCAGCATCTGTAGCCTTCCTCTTTACTTcagcttcctcttcctccaaTTTCTTTTTCCTAGAGAAGAAATTGAAGATTAGATCTAGCCAGATCTAGCTCCTCCAGTTTCTAGTGCCTCACAAGGAAATTTTTTGCTAGGCTAGCAGTTTCTGAAAGAAAGGCCTAATAAGGATTAGGAACCCTTAACAGCAAAATGGAACTTTGAGTGTACTGCCTATCATTCTTCACCCACACAAACTAAAGCCACTTTAAAATTAGGACTATGTAAGTTCTCATGTTGAAATGTCCCATCACATTACCTTCTAGaactcactccccaccccccacccccagctaccAGGCCACTCTGTAGCTTTTCCCTTTCAGAATCTCTTAAGTCTAAAGGAATGATAGATGGAGGAAATAAGCCAGATTACTTGAGGAGAAAATggtgtaaaagaaagaaaggagtaaatagaacaataaaatataaccCACATTGCAATGTCATTGCAAAGCTCATCCAGTCTGCTGTCCATGTGCCCAGCTTGAATTAGTT from Saccopteryx leptura isolate mSacLep1 chromosome 6, mSacLep1_pri_phased_curated, whole genome shotgun sequence harbors:
- the BRD8 gene encoding bromodomain-containing protein 8 isoform X2, whose product is MPVEMWTVQRKVQCVLWLAKFESVTKVQREYQRVYNEAPPHRNNITRWDKQLKETGSLVEKPRSEHKLLSTGPTEPWSIREKLCLASSVMRSGDQNWVSVSRAIKPFAEPGRPPDWFSQKHCASQYSELLETTETPKRKRGEKGEVVETVEDVIVRKLTAERVEELKKVIKETQEKYRRLKRDAELIQAGHMDSRLDELCNDIAMKKKLEEEEAEVKRKATDAAYQARQAVKTPPRRLPTVMVRSPIDSASPGSDYPLGDLTATTVEEATSGVTPGTLPSTPVTSFPGIPDTLPSGSAPLEAPMTPVTDDSPQKKMLGQKATPPPSPLLSELLKKGSLLPTSPRLVNESEMTVASGHLNSTGVLLEVGGVLPMIHGGEMQQTPNTVAASPAASGAPTLSRLLEAGPTQFTTPLASFTTVASEPPVKLVPPPVESVSQATIVMMPALPAPSSAPAVSTPESVAPVSQPDTCVPMEAVGDPHTVTVSMDSSEISMIINSIKEECFRSGVAEASGGSKPPSVDGKEDLDLAEKMDIAVSYTGEELDFETVGDIIAIIEDKVDDHPEVLDVAAVEAALSFCEENDDPQSLPGPWEHPIQQERDKPVPLSAPELTVKQERLDFEESENKGIHELVDIREPSIEIKMEPTEPEQGISGAEIVTGIVPATCMEPPELSSQDLDEEPRSIAAAEIAEADVAGGKGDETPLTTVKTEASPESMLSPSHGSNPIEDPLEAETQHKFEMSDSLKEESGTIFGSQIKDAPGEDEEEDGVSEAASLEEAKEDQGEGYLSEMDNEPPVSESDDGFSIHNATLQSHTLADSIPSSPASSQFSVCSEDQEAIQAQKIWKKAIMLVWRAAANHRYANVFLQPVTDDIAPGYHSIVQRPMDLSTIKKNIENGLIRSTAEFQRDIMLMFQNAVMYNSSDHDVYHMAVEMQRDVLEQIQQFLATQLIMQTSESGISAKSLRGRDSTRKQDASEKDSVPMGSPAFLLSLFDGGTRGRRCAIEADMKMKK
- the BRD8 gene encoding bromodomain-containing protein 8 isoform X6 is translated as MAAGTGKHKLLSTGPTEPWSIREKLCLASSVMRSGDQNWVSVSRAIKPFAEPGRPPDWFSQKHCASQYSELLETTETPKRKRGEKGEVVETVEDVIVRKLTAERVEELKKVIKETQEKYRRLKRDAELIQAGHMDSRLDELCNDIAMKKKLEEEEAEVKRKATDAAYQARQAVKTPPRRLPTVMVRSPIDSASPGSDYPLGDLTATTVEEATSGVNESEMTVASGHLNSTGVLLEVGGVLPMIHGGEMQQTPNTVAASPAASGAPTLSRLLEAGPTQFTTPLASFTTVASEPPVKLVPPPVESVSQATIVMMPALPAPSSAPAVSTPESVAPVSQPDTCVPMEAVGDPHTVTVSMDSSEISMIINSIKEECFRSGVAEASGGSKPPSVDGKEDLDLAEKMDIAVSYTGEELDFETVGDIIAIIEDKVDDHPEVLDVAAVEAALSFCEENDDPQSLPGPWEHPIQQERDKPVPLSAPELTVKQERLDFEESENKGIHELVDIREPSIEIKMEPTEPEQGISGAEIVTGIVPATCMEPPELSSQDLDEEPRSIAAAEIAEADVAGGKGDETPLTTVKTEASPESMLSPSHGSNPIEDPLEAETQHKFEMSDSLKEESGTIFGSQIKDAPGEDEEEDGVSEAASLEEAKEDQGEGYLSEMDNEPPVSESDDGFSIHNATLQSHTLADSIPSSPASSQFSVCSEDQEAIQAQKIWKKAIMLVWRAAANHRYANVFLQPVTDDIAPGYHSIVQRPMDLSTIKKNIENGLIRSTAEFQRDIMLMFQNAVMYNSSDHDVYHMAVEMQRDVLEQIQQFLATQLIMQTSESGISAKSLRGRDSTRKQDASEKDSVPMGSPAFLLSLFDGGTRGRRCAIEADMKMKK
- the BRD8 gene encoding bromodomain-containing protein 8 isoform X7, which translates into the protein MAAGTGKHKLLSTGPTEPWSIREKLCLASSVMRSGDQNWVSVSRAIKPFAEPGRPPDWFSQKHCASQYSELLETTETPKRKRGEKGEVVETVEDVIVRKLTAERVEELKKVIKETQEKYRRLKRDAELIQAGHMDSRLDELCNDIAMKKKLEEEEAEVKRKATDAAYQARQAVKTPPRRLPTVMVRSPIDSASPGSDYPLGDLTATTVEEATSGVTPGTLPSTPVTSFPGIPDTLPSGSAPLEAPMTPVTDDSPQKKMLGQKATPPPSPLLSELLKKGSLLPTSPRLVNESEMTVASGHLNSTGVLLEVGGVLPMIHGGEMQQTPNTVAASPAASGAPTLSRLLEAGPTQFTTPLASFTTVASEPPVKLVPPPVESVSQATIVMMPALPAPSSAPAVSTPESVAPVSQPDTCVPMEAVGDPHTVTVSMDSSEISMIINSIKEECFRSGVAEASGGSKPPSVDGKEDLDLAEKMDIAVSYTGEELDFETVGDIIAIIEDKVDDHPEVLDVAAVEAALSFCEENDDPQSLPGPWEHPIQQERDKPVPLSAPELTVKQERLDFEESENKGIHELVDIREPSIEIKMEPTEPEQGISGAEIVTGIVPATCMEPPELSSQDLDEEPRSIAAAEIAEADVAGGKGDETPLTTVKTEASPESMLSPSHGSNPIEDPLEAETQHKFEMSDSLKEESGTIFGSQIKDAPGEDEEEDGVSEAASLEEAKEDQGEGYLSEMDNEPPVSESDDGFSIHNATLQSHTLADSIPSSPASSQFSVCSEDQEAIQAQKIWKKAIMLVWRAAANHRYANVFLQPVTDDIAPGYHSIVQRPMDLSTIKKNIENGLIRSTAEFQRDIMLMFQNAVMYNSSDHDVYHMAVEMQRDVLEQIQQFLATQLIMQTSESGISAKSLRGRDSTRKQDASEKDGGTRGRRCAIEADMKMKK
- the BRD8 gene encoding bromodomain-containing protein 8 isoform X4, producing the protein MAAGTGKHKLLSTGPTEPWSIREKLCLASSVMRSGDQNWVSVSRAIKPFAEPGRPPDWFSQKHCASQYSELLETTETPKRKRGEKGEVVETVEDVIVRKLTAERVEELKKVIKETQEKYRRLKRDAELIQAGHMDSRLDELCNDIAMKKKLEEEEAEVKRKATDAAYQARQAVKTPPRRLPTVMVRSPIDSASPGSDYPLGDLTATTVEEATSGVTPGTLPSTPVTSFPGIPDTLPSGSAPLEAPMTPVTDDSPQKKMLGQKATPPPSPLLSELLKKGSLLPTSPRLVNESEMTVASGHLNSTGVLLEVGGVLPMIHGGEMQQTPNTVAASPAASGAPTLSRLLEAGPTQFTTPLASFTTVASEPPVKLVPPPVESVSQATIVMMPALPAPSSAPAVSTPESVAPVSQPDTCVPMEAVGDPHTVTVSMDSSEISMIINSIKEECFRSGVAEASGGSKPPSVDGKEDLDLAEKMDIAVSYTGEELDFETVGDIIAIIEDKVDDHPEVLDVAAVEAALSFCEENDDPQSLPGPWEHPIQQERDKPVPLSAPELTVKQERLDFEESENKGIHELVDIREPSIEIKMEPTEPEQGISGAEIVTGIVPATCMEPPELSSQDLDEEPRSIAAAEIAEADVAGGKGDETPLTTVKTEASPESMLSPSHGSNPIEDPLEAETQHKFEMSDSLKEESGTIFGSQIKDAPGEDEEEDGVSEAASLEEAKEDQGEGYLSEMDNEPPVSESDDGFSIHNATLQSHTLADSIPSSPASSQFSVCSEDQEAIQAQKIWKKAIMLVWRAAANHRYANVFLQPVTDDIAPGYHSIVQRPMDLSTIKKNIENGLIRSTAEFQRDIMLMFQNAVMYNSSDHDVYHMAVEMQRDVLEQIQQFLATQLIMQTSESGISAKSLRGRDSTRKQDASEKDSVPMGSPAFLLSLFDGGTRGRRCAIEADMKMKK
- the BRD8 gene encoding bromodomain-containing protein 8 isoform X3, with the translated sequence MPVEMWTVQRKVQCVLWLAKFESVTKVQREYQRVYNEAPPHRNNITRWDKQLKETGSLVEKPRSEHKLLSTGPTEPWSIREKLCLASSVMRSGDQNWVSVSRAIKPFAEPGRPPDWFSQKHCASQYSELLETTETPKRKRGEKGEVVETVEDVIVRKLTAERVEELKKVIKETQEKYRRLKRDAELIQAGHMDSRLDELCNDIAMKKKLEEEEAEVKRKATDAAYQARQAVKTPPRRLPTVMVRSPIDSASPGSDYPLGDLTATTVEEATSGVTPGTLPSTPVTSFPGIPDTLPSGSAPLEAPMTPVTDDSPQKKMLGQKATPPPSPLLSELLKKGSLLPTSPRLVNESEMTVASGHLNSTGVLLEVGGVLPMIHGGEMQQTPNTVAASPAASGAPTLSRLLEAGPTQFTTPLASFTTVASEPPVKLVPPPVESVSQATIVMMPALPAPSSAPAVSTPESVAPVSQPDTCVPMEAVGDPHTVTVSMDSSEISMIINSIKEECFRSGVAEASGGSKPPSVDGKEDLDLAEKMDIAVSYTGEELDFETVGDIIAIIEDKVDDHPEVLDVAAVEAALSFCEENDDPQSLPGPWEHPIQQERDKPVPLSAPELTVKQERLDFEESENKGIHELVDIREPSIEIKMEPTEPEQGISGAEIVTGIVPATCMEPPELSSQDLDEEPRSIAAAEIAEADVAGGKGDETPLTTVKTEASPESMLSPSHGSNPIEDPLEAETQHKFEMSDSLKEESGTIFGSQIKDAPGEDEEEDGVSEAASLEEAKEDQGEGYLSEMDNEPPVSESDDGFSIHNATLQSHTLADSIPSSPASSQFSVCSEDQEAIQAQKIWKKAIMLVWRAAANHRYANVFLQPVTDDIAPGYHSIVQRPMDLSTIKKNIENGLIRSTAEFQRDIMLMFQNAVMYNSSDHDVYHMAVEMQRDVLEQIQQFLATQLIMQTSESGISAKSLRGRDSTRKQDASEKDGGTRGRRCAIEADMKMKK
- the BRD8 gene encoding bromodomain-containing protein 8 isoform X5, with translation MPVEMWTVQRKVQCVLWLAKFESVTKVQREYQRVYNEAPPHRNNITRWDKQLKETGSLVEKPRSEHKLLSTGPTEPWSIREKLCLASSVMRSGDQNWVSVSRAIKPFAEPGRPPDWFSQKHCASQYSELLETTETPKRKRGEKGEVVETVEDVIVRKLTAERVEELKKVIKETQEKYRRLKRDAELIQAGHMDSRLDELCNDIAMKKKLEEEEAEVKRKATDAAYQARQAVKTPPRRLPTVMVRSPIDSASPGSDYPLGDLTATTVEEATSGVNESEMTVASGHLNSTGVLLEVGGVLPMIHGGEMQQTPNTVAASPAASGAPTLSRLLEAGPTQFTTPLASFTTVASEPPVKLVPPPVESVSQATIVMMPALPAPSSAPAVSTPESVAPVSQPDTCVPMEAVGDPHTVTVSMDSSEISMIINSIKEECFRSGVAEASGGSKPPSVDGKEDLDLAEKMDIAVSYTGEELDFETVGDIIAIIEDKVDDHPEVLDVAAVEAALSFCEENDDPQSLPGPWEHPIQQERDKPVPLSAPELTVKQERLDFEESENKGIHELVDIREPSIEIKMEPTEPEQGISGAEIVTGIVPATCMEPPELSSQDLDEEPRSIAAAEIAEADVAGGKGDETPLTTVKTEASPESMLSPSHGSNPIEDPLEAETQHKFEMSDSLKEESGTIFGSQIKDAPGEDEEEDGVSEAASLEEAKEDQGEGYLSEMDNEPPVSESDDGFSIHNATLQSHTLADSIPSSPASSQFSVCSEDQEAIQAQKIWKKAIMLVWRAAANHRYANVFLQPVTDDIAPGYHSIVQRPMDLSTIKKNIENGLIRSTAEFQRDIMLMFQNAVMYNSSDHDVYHMAVEMQRDVLEQIQQFLATQLIMQTSESGISAKSLRGRDSTRKQDASEKDSVPMGSPAFLLSLFDGGTRGRRCAIEADMKMKK